A genomic window from Silene latifolia isolate original U9 population chromosome Y, ASM4854445v1, whole genome shotgun sequence includes:
- the LOC141629806 gene encoding uncharacterized protein LOC141629806, whose amino-acid sequence MEFATRTWYFRYHPMCKSLKLTHLLFADDLLMFSKGDVESIMLILRVLATFSGSSGLKVNASKSEVVYNGVPDSVKFDIAQVSGFQEGKLPFKYLGISIQPGRLTKSDCNVLLEKIVSKIRGIGARKLSYAGILVLINSVLNTLHNYWASIFLIPKGVIKRIESICRNFLWCGGSDYNRAPLVAWQDVCCSKKEGGLGIKEAGVWNIASVGKLVNWIYTKADRLWVLWIDHVYMKGANWETYHPPPDSNWNWRNICKIKDRLAGGYQGNCWVASTGGYSISSGYQWLQALHPPVPWYHGVWDNWVIPKQAFVGWLIHRNALNTRSKLYKLGLVSTANCVICEMGEETHDHLFGDCVYASKLIAGLESWLQLKLNDQSGSYSKLQQRVCRVVKNAVLYAIWLERNSARLELSICRPERLIQQVQRQVHGRLVQKLRNCTMPSDCGWLSTINIRCSFCT is encoded by the coding sequence ATGGAGTTTGCTACTAGAACATGGTACTTCAGATATCATCCTATGTGTAAGAGTTTGAAACTTACTCACTTACTCTTTGCTGATGATCTTCTCATGTTCAGTAAGGGTGATGTGGAGTCTATCATGCTTATTCTTAGGGTGCTGGCTACTTTTTCTGGCTCTTCAGGGCTTAAGGTCAATGCTTCTAAATCAGAAGTAGTTTATAATGGGGTTCCTGATTCTGTAAAGTTTGATATTGCTCAGGTTTCTGGTTTTCAAGAGGGTAAGCTCCCCTTTAAATACCTTGGTATTTCTATTCAACCAGGTAGACTTACAAAATCTGATTGTAATGTTCTTCTGGAGAAGATTGTGTCAAAGATTAGAGGTATAGGGGCTAGGAAATTGAGTTATGCTGGTATATTAGTTCTTATAAACTCAGTTCTTAATACATTGCATAACTACTGGGCTTCCATCTTTTTGATTCCTAAGGGAGTTATCAAGAGAATTGAGAGTATTTGCAGGAATTTCTTATGGTGTGGGGGTTCAGACTATAACAGGGCACCTTTGGTGGCGTGGCAGGATGTGTGTTGCAGCAAAAAGGAAGGTGGCTTGGGTATAAAGGAAGCAGGGGTGTGGAATATAGCAAGTGTGGGTAAACTTGTGAATTGGATATATACAAAAGCTGACAGATTGTGGGttctttggattgatcatgtctATATGAAAGGGGCTAATTGGGAAACATATCATCCTCCTCCTGATtctaattggaattggaggaacatTTGCAAGATCAAGGATAGGTTAGCTGGTGGTTATCAGGGTAATTGTTGGGTTGCATCTACTGGTGGTTACTCTATTAGTTCAGGATATCAATGGTTACAGGCTTTACACCCACCTGTACCATGGTATCATGGTGTCTGGGATAATTGGGTTATCCCTAAGCAAGCTTTTGTTGGTTGGCTTATTCATAGGAATGCTTTAAACACAAGATCTAAACTGTATAAGCTAGGCCTGGTTTCTACTGCTAATTGTGTCATCTGTGAGATGGGGGAGGAGACACATGATCACCTATTCGGGGACTGTGTCTATGCTTCCAAACTTATTGCAGGGTTAGAAAGTTGGCTGCAGCTGAAGCTCAATGACCAGTCTGGTTCTTATTCTAAGTTGCAGCAGAGGGTGTGCAGGGTAGTTAAAAATGCAGTCCTGTATGCTATCTGGTTGGAAAGGAACTCTGCTCGTTTGGAGTTATCTATTTGCAGGCCTGAAAGATTGATTCAGCAGGTTCAGAGACAAGTTCATGGGAGGCTAGTGCAGAAACTTAGGAATTGTACTATGCCTAGTGATTGTGGTTGGCTAAGTACCATAAATATTAGATGTTCTTTTTGTACTTAG